One segment of Streptomyces sp. YIM 121038 DNA contains the following:
- a CDS encoding type I polyketide synthase, with the protein MENEGRLRNYLKQAVGELQDTRERLQELERAASEPIAIVGMACRYPGGVVSPDGLWDLVTEGRDAVGAFPADRGWDVEGRYDPNPGVPGTYYARGGGFLYEAAEFDAEFFGISPREALAMDPQQRLLLETSWEALERTGVDPQTLRGSDTGVFVGLMGHGGQRYGLGAEESGQGGEGFGGTGSAASVASGRIAYLLGLEGPALTVDTACSSSLVTMHLAARALRGGECSLALAGGAAVMATLDTFVEFSRQRGLAEDGRCKAFSAAADGTGWSEGAGMVVLERLSDAQRLGHRVLAVIRGSAVNSDGASNGLTAPNGPSQQRVIRQALADAGLTAADVDVVDAHGTGTRLGDPIEAQALLATYGQERPADRPLWLGSLKSNIGHTQAAAGVGGVIKMTQALRHGVLPRTLHADEPSPAVDWESGAVELLTEARDWPENDRPRRAAVSAFGISGTNAHLIIEQAPEPSAGAGPEAGAETPRPAGAALPLLLSASSPAALAARAQQLHALAPAAAGGPLAVALATRAPRLPQRAAVTGDDPAAGLLALAEGRPSRDVLTGVARPRGKTVFVFPGQGSQWSGMALDLYRDSDVFRAQLDACAAALEPYTDWNLLDALAGPLDRVDVVQPALWAVMISVAALWRHHGVTPDAVLGHSQGEIAAAYVAGALSLEDSAAVVALRSKAITRLAGTGGMASVQLAQDETERRIEAYGGSVEVAAVNGPGSTVVSGRPEDLAELVASCEADGVRARLVPVDYASHSAHVEALREEILSALSGITPGPSRVPFHSTVTNEAVAGPELDAAYWYGNLRRTVGFAQGTRALLDQGHAVFVEVSAHPVLVNAIGETVEEAAADAVVLESLRRDDGGRARFHTALAKAYVHGVEVDWRIPPGAATAAELPTYPFQRSRYWLEEPAAVGDTSALGLRRAEHPLLGAALRTADADTLVLTGRLSRGAQPWLSDHGLGTSVLLPGTALVELALHAGDQVGCGHLAELTLHAPVVLDADLDLQVLIGAESGDGRPVSVHTTLAGTDDWIRNATGRLTNESHPAPDALTAWPPPGAAAVPLDGFYETLAERGYAYGPAFQGLRAAWRDGDALYASVALPDEQDVTGFGLHPALLDASLHAAGLSGADGVRAPFSWSDVRLHATGARAARVRLTPAGPDAVAVLVTDEAGQAVASVGELALRPVDVAALGHRRADTSALFALDLVPVDLPEPPAERTWIELGADGGDRPAAPVSATAALWTCPEGEVEDVVDRTLHVVREWLAEPHLTDVPLVVLTRADDLAHRAVTGLLRTARGEHPGRLRHIDIDGHPLARAALPAAMAADHPELALRGATAAVPRLTRAAASPALPEPAERPWRLGLTYRGDLDSLSLTPCPEVLRPLEPGEVRVAVRAGGLNFKAVLLELGMVARDEWSSLGEGAGIVLEVGADVTGLTAGDRVMGLFTGGLGTVTVTDRRLVVPMPERLTFAQAAGVPVVYLTAYYGLADLAGLTAGESLLLHAATGGMGFASLQLARHWGAEVFGTASSGKRDVLRAWGFDDDHLADSRSLGYAEHFAKATGGRGVDVVLNSLAHEHVEESLALLPRGGRFVEMGKTDIRDADEIAAAHPGVRYRAFDVMEAGFDRIAEMLEEIRVLFDEGALRPMPLTTYPVHRAPEAFRYLSQARHVGKIVLTLPAPLDPDGTVLVTGGTGVLGGLVARHLVAEHGVRRLLLTSRRGPAADGVDALVADLRAAGAEVSVVACDVSDRESVAGLVRSAHRLTGVVHAAGVLSDGVLEALTREDLDAVLRTKARSAQYLHELTQDHDLALFALFSSVAGVLGSAGQGGYAAANAYLDGLVEHRRGLGLPGTSIAWGLWARESAMTGHLSEGDKDRLARMGLGAIDDEQGLALFDAALGLHRPLAVAVPVDVARLRESGQPVPELLSALDPAARVRRRVVARAAATTQADRLVELPERQRRKELLELVRESAAVVLGHSTAESVDEDSAFKDLGFDSLTAVELRNRLGTATALRLPPTVVFDHPTPAGLAAFLDGLLVPAQETTVGSLVTELDRLAVADLDEDERDVLAKRLQEVLRRLAAPAEAGGEERDFTEASDDEIFDFIDGELDIA; encoded by the coding sequence ATGGAGAACGAGGGCAGGCTGCGGAACTACCTCAAGCAGGCCGTCGGCGAGCTGCAGGACACGCGCGAGCGCCTGCAGGAGCTGGAGCGGGCGGCCAGCGAGCCGATCGCGATCGTCGGCATGGCCTGCCGCTACCCGGGCGGCGTCGTCTCGCCGGACGGCCTGTGGGACCTGGTGACCGAGGGCCGGGACGCCGTCGGGGCGTTCCCCGCCGACCGCGGCTGGGACGTCGAGGGGCGCTACGACCCGAACCCCGGCGTGCCGGGCACCTACTACGCCCGCGGGGGCGGATTCCTGTACGAGGCGGCCGAGTTCGACGCCGAGTTCTTCGGGATATCCCCCAGGGAAGCCCTCGCCATGGACCCCCAGCAGCGGCTGCTCCTGGAGACGTCGTGGGAGGCCCTGGAGCGCACCGGCGTCGACCCGCAGACGCTGCGGGGCAGCGACACCGGCGTGTTCGTGGGCCTCATGGGCCACGGCGGGCAGCGCTACGGACTCGGCGCGGAGGAGTCGGGGCAGGGCGGCGAGGGGTTCGGCGGGACCGGCAGCGCGGCCAGCGTCGCCTCCGGCCGGATCGCCTACCTCCTCGGCCTGGAGGGGCCCGCGCTCACCGTGGACACGGCGTGCTCGTCGTCGCTCGTGACGATGCACCTGGCCGCCCGCGCGCTGCGCGGCGGCGAGTGCTCGCTCGCCCTCGCGGGCGGGGCCGCGGTGATGGCGACCCTGGACACCTTCGTCGAGTTCAGCCGGCAGCGCGGCCTCGCCGAGGACGGCCGCTGCAAGGCGTTCTCGGCCGCCGCGGACGGCACGGGCTGGTCCGAGGGCGCGGGCATGGTCGTCCTGGAGCGGCTCTCCGACGCCCAGCGGCTCGGGCACCGGGTGCTCGCGGTGATCCGGGGCAGCGCGGTCAACTCCGACGGCGCCTCCAACGGCCTGACCGCGCCCAACGGCCCCTCCCAGCAGCGCGTCATCCGCCAGGCCCTCGCCGACGCGGGCCTCACCGCGGCCGACGTGGACGTCGTGGACGCGCACGGCACCGGCACCCGCCTCGGCGACCCGATCGAGGCGCAGGCCCTCCTCGCCACCTACGGCCAGGAGCGCCCCGCGGACCGGCCGCTGTGGCTGGGCTCCCTGAAGTCCAACATCGGCCACACCCAGGCGGCGGCCGGGGTCGGCGGCGTGATCAAGATGACCCAGGCGCTGCGCCACGGCGTGCTGCCGCGGACGCTGCACGCCGACGAGCCCTCGCCCGCCGTGGACTGGGAGTCGGGCGCGGTGGAGCTGCTCACCGAGGCGCGCGACTGGCCCGAGAACGACCGGCCGCGCCGGGCCGCGGTGTCGGCGTTCGGCATCAGCGGCACCAACGCCCACCTGATCATCGAGCAGGCACCGGAACCTTCGGCCGGGGCGGGACCGGAGGCCGGGGCGGAGACCCCGCGGCCTGCTGGCGCCGCCCTGCCGCTGCTCCTCTCCGCCTCCTCCCCGGCCGCGCTCGCGGCCAGGGCGCAGCAGCTGCACGCCCTCGCCCCGGCGGCCGCGGGCGGCCCCCTGGCCGTCGCGCTCGCCACCCGCGCGCCCCGGCTTCCCCAGCGCGCGGCCGTGACCGGCGACGACCCGGCGGCGGGCCTGCTGGCCCTCGCCGAGGGGCGGCCGTCGCGGGACGTCCTGACCGGGGTCGCGCGCCCGCGCGGCAAGACGGTGTTCGTCTTCCCCGGGCAGGGCTCGCAGTGGTCCGGCATGGCGCTCGACCTGTACCGCGACTCGGACGTCTTCCGCGCCCAACTGGACGCCTGCGCCGCCGCCTTGGAGCCGTACACCGACTGGAACCTCCTCGACGCGCTCGCCGGGCCCCTGGACCGCGTCGACGTCGTCCAGCCCGCCCTGTGGGCCGTGATGATCTCGGTCGCCGCGCTGTGGCGGCACCACGGCGTGACCCCCGACGCGGTCCTCGGCCACTCCCAGGGCGAGATCGCCGCCGCGTACGTCGCCGGGGCGCTGTCCCTGGAGGACTCCGCGGCCGTCGTCGCCCTGCGCAGCAAGGCCATCACCCGGCTCGCGGGCACCGGAGGCATGGCCTCCGTGCAGCTGGCGCAGGACGAGACGGAGCGGCGCATCGAGGCGTACGGCGGCTCCGTGGAGGTCGCCGCGGTCAACGGCCCCGGCAGCACGGTCGTTTCGGGCAGGCCCGAGGACCTGGCGGAGCTCGTCGCGTCCTGCGAGGCCGACGGCGTCCGCGCCCGCCTCGTCCCGGTGGACTACGCCTCGCACTCGGCCCACGTCGAGGCGCTGCGCGAGGAGATCCTCAGTGCGCTCTCCGGCATCACCCCCGGCCCGTCCCGGGTCCCGTTCCACTCCACCGTCACCAACGAGGCCGTGGCGGGACCCGAGCTCGACGCCGCGTACTGGTACGGCAATCTGCGCAGGACCGTCGGCTTCGCCCAGGGCACGCGCGCCCTGCTCGACCAGGGACACGCAGTGTTCGTCGAGGTCAGCGCGCACCCCGTCCTCGTGAACGCGATCGGCGAGACCGTCGAGGAGGCGGCGGCCGACGCGGTCGTCCTGGAGTCGCTGCGCCGCGACGACGGCGGGCGGGCCCGCTTCCACACCGCGCTCGCCAAGGCGTACGTCCACGGCGTCGAGGTCGACTGGCGGATCCCGCCCGGCGCCGCGACCGCCGCGGAGCTGCCCACCTACCCCTTCCAGCGCAGCCGCTACTGGCTGGAGGAGCCCGCGGCGGTCGGCGACACCTCGGCCCTCGGCCTGCGCAGGGCGGAGCACCCGCTGCTCGGCGCGGCCCTGCGCACGGCCGACGCGGACACGCTCGTCCTCACCGGACGGCTCTCCCGCGGCGCACAGCCCTGGCTGTCCGACCACGGGCTCGGCACGTCGGTGCTGCTGCCCGGCACGGCCCTGGTCGAACTGGCCCTGCACGCCGGGGACCAGGTCGGCTGCGGGCACCTCGCCGAGCTCACCCTGCACGCGCCGGTCGTCCTGGACGCCGACCTGGACCTCCAGGTCCTCATCGGCGCGGAGAGCGGTGACGGACGCCCGGTGAGCGTGCACACCACTTTGGCCGGGACGGACGACTGGATCCGCAACGCGACGGGCCGGCTGACCAACGAGAGCCACCCGGCCCCCGACGCCCTGACCGCCTGGCCGCCGCCGGGCGCCGCGGCCGTGCCCCTCGACGGGTTCTACGAGACCCTCGCCGAGCGCGGCTACGCCTACGGCCCCGCCTTCCAGGGCCTGCGCGCGGCCTGGCGGGACGGTGACGCGCTCTACGCCTCGGTGGCCCTGCCCGACGAGCAGGACGTCACCGGCTTCGGCCTGCACCCCGCGCTGCTCGACGCCTCGCTGCACGCGGCGGGCCTCTCCGGTGCCGACGGCGTCCGGGCCCCGTTCAGCTGGAGCGACGTGCGCCTGCACGCCACCGGCGCGCGGGCCGCCCGGGTCCGCCTCACCCCGGCGGGGCCCGACGCGGTCGCCGTACTCGTCACCGACGAGGCCGGGCAGGCCGTCGCCTCGGTGGGCGAGCTGGCCCTGCGGCCGGTGGACGTGGCCGCGCTCGGGCACCGGCGCGCGGACACCTCGGCGCTCTTCGCCCTGGACCTGGTGCCGGTCGACCTGCCGGAGCCGCCCGCCGAGCGGACCTGGATCGAGCTCGGCGCCGACGGCGGCGACCGCCCGGCCGCACCGGTGTCGGCGACGGCCGCCCTGTGGACCTGCCCCGAGGGCGAGGTCGAGGACGTCGTCGACCGGACGCTGCACGTCGTACGGGAGTGGCTCGCCGAGCCGCACCTCACCGACGTCCCGCTCGTCGTCCTCACCCGCGCCGACGACCTCGCCCACCGCGCGGTGACCGGGCTGCTCCGCACCGCGCGCGGCGAACACCCCGGCCGCCTGCGCCACATCGACATCGACGGCCACCCGCTGGCGCGGGCCGCCCTGCCCGCGGCGATGGCCGCGGACCACCCGGAGCTGGCCCTGCGCGGCGCGACCGCCGCCGTGCCCCGGCTCACCCGCGCGGCCGCGTCCCCGGCCCTGCCCGAACCGGCCGAGCGGCCCTGGCGCCTGGGCCTGACCTACCGCGGCGACCTCGACAGCCTGTCGCTCACGCCGTGCCCCGAGGTGCTGCGCCCGCTGGAGCCGGGTGAGGTGCGGGTCGCGGTGCGCGCGGGCGGCCTGAACTTCAAGGCCGTGCTCCTGGAACTCGGCATGGTGGCCCGCGACGAGTGGTCGTCGCTCGGCGAGGGCGCGGGCATCGTCCTGGAGGTCGGCGCCGACGTCACCGGGCTCACCGCGGGCGACCGGGTGATGGGCCTGTTCACCGGCGGCCTCGGCACGGTCACGGTCACCGACCGCAGGCTGGTCGTCCCGATGCCCGAGCGCCTGACGTTCGCCCAGGCCGCCGGGGTGCCGGTGGTGTACCTGACGGCGTACTACGGACTCGCGGACCTGGCCGGGCTCACGGCGGGCGAGTCGCTGCTCCTGCACGCGGCGACCGGCGGCATGGGCTTCGCCTCCCTCCAGCTCGCCCGGCACTGGGGCGCCGAGGTCTTCGGCACCGCCAGCTCCGGCAAGCGGGACGTGCTGCGGGCCTGGGGCTTCGACGACGACCACCTCGCCGACTCCCGCAGCCTCGGCTACGCCGAGCACTTCGCGAAGGCCACCGGCGGGCGCGGCGTGGACGTGGTGCTCAACTCCCTCGCGCACGAGCACGTCGAGGAGTCCCTCGCCCTGCTGCCGCGCGGCGGCCGGTTCGTGGAGATGGGCAAGACCGACATCCGCGACGCCGACGAGATCGCGGCGGCGCACCCCGGCGTGCGCTACCGGGCCTTCGACGTGATGGAGGCCGGGTTCGACCGCATCGCGGAGATGCTGGAGGAGATCCGCGTCCTGTTCGACGAGGGCGCGCTGCGGCCGATGCCGCTCACCACGTACCCCGTGCACCGCGCGCCGGAGGCCTTCCGGTACCTCAGCCAGGCCCGGCACGTCGGCAAGATCGTCCTCACCCTGCCCGCGCCGCTCGACCCCGACGGCACGGTCCTCGTGACCGGCGGCACCGGGGTGCTCGGCGGACTCGTCGCCCGGCACCTCGTCGCCGAACACGGCGTACGGCGGCTGCTGTTGACCAGCAGGCGCGGTCCGGCGGCCGACGGCGTGGACGCCCTGGTCGCGGACCTGCGGGCCGCGGGCGCCGAGGTGTCCGTGGTGGCGTGCGACGTGTCCGACCGGGAGTCCGTCGCCGGGCTCGTCCGCTCCGCGCACCGGCTCACCGGCGTGGTGCACGCGGCGGGCGTGCTGTCCGACGGGGTCCTTGAGGCCCTGACGCGGGAGGACCTCGACGCCGTGCTGCGCACGAAGGCCCGCTCGGCCCAGTACCTGCACGAGCTGACGCAGGACCACGACCTGGCCCTGTTCGCGCTGTTCTCCTCGGTCGCCGGGGTCCTCGGCAGCGCGGGCCAGGGCGGGTACGCCGCGGCCAACGCCTACCTCGACGGGCTCGTGGAGCACCGGCGCGGCCTCGGCCTGCCCGGCACGTCCATCGCGTGGGGCCTGTGGGCGCGGGAGAGCGCCATGACCGGCCATCTGAGCGAGGGCGACAAGGACCGCCTGGCCCGGATGGGCCTCGGCGCGATCGACGACGAGCAGGGGCTCGCCCTGTTCGACGCGGCGCTCGGGCTGCACCGCCCGCTCGCGGTGGCGGTGCCCGTCGACGTGGCCCGGCTGCGGGAGAGCGGACAGCCGGTGCCGGAGCTCCTTTCGGCCCTCGACCCGGCCGCGCGGGTCCGGCGGCGCGTCGTCGCGCGGGCCGCGGCCACCACCCAGGCGGACCGGCTCGTCGAGCTGCCCGAGCGGCAGCGCCGCAAGGAACTCCTGGAACTCGTACGGGAGTCCGCGGCGGTCGTCCTCGGCCACAGCACGGCCGAGTCGGTCGACGAGGACAGCGCGTTCAAGGACCTCGGGTTCGACTCGCTGACGGCGGTGGAGCTGCGCAACCGCCTCGGCACCGCCACGGCCCTGCGGCTGCCGCCGACG